The following coding sequences are from one Bradyrhizobium sp. WSM471 window:
- a CDS encoding metallophosphoesterase, producing MITRRHLIRSIGALSALGVSTAAYGVGVEPVLRLRVTRYHPTPRQWPADFQLKIAVIADIHACDPWMSLERIEAIVDRTNALNADIIVLLGDYVAGLHQVTRIIPANEWAKVLAGLKAPLGVHAVMGNHDYWVDRTVQQVGHGPTVAHRALEAAGIPVYENDVVRLAKDGRAFWLAGLGDQLAFLPARRFRSTGRFGADDLDATLAKVSDDAPIILLAHEPNIAPRVPARVALQLSGHTHGGQVRLLGWSPAVPPQHGLRLAYGHVRLKCDVIISGGLGCSIMPLRVGVPPEIVEVRLGRGPAVA from the coding sequence ATGATCACGCGTCGTCATCTCATCCGTTCCATCGGCGCCCTGTCCGCCCTCGGCGTCTCGACCGCGGCCTATGGCGTCGGCGTCGAGCCGGTGCTGCGGCTTCGCGTCACCCGCTATCATCCAACCCCGCGGCAATGGCCGGCGGATTTCCAGCTGAAGATCGCGGTGATCGCCGACATCCATGCCTGCGATCCCTGGATGTCGCTGGAGCGGATCGAGGCCATCGTCGATCGCACCAATGCGCTCAACGCGGATATCATCGTGCTGCTCGGCGACTATGTCGCCGGCCTGCACCAGGTCACGCGCATCATTCCGGCGAACGAATGGGCCAAGGTGCTGGCCGGCCTGAAAGCGCCGCTCGGCGTCCATGCCGTCATGGGCAACCACGACTATTGGGTGGACAGGACCGTGCAGCAGGTGGGGCACGGGCCGACGGTCGCGCATCGCGCGCTGGAGGCGGCCGGCATTCCCGTCTACGAGAACGACGTCGTGCGGCTCGCCAAGGACGGCCGCGCGTTCTGGCTCGCGGGCCTCGGCGATCAGCTCGCCTTTCTGCCGGCGCGACGCTTCCGGAGCACGGGGCGCTTCGGCGCCGATGATCTCGACGCGACGCTTGCCAAGGTCAGCGACGACGCGCCGATCATCCTGCTCGCGCATGAGCCCAATATCGCGCCGCGTGTGCCCGCCCGAGTCGCGTTGCAACTGTCCGGCCACACCCATGGCGGCCAGGTCCGCCTGCTCGGCTGGTCGCCGGCGGTTCCACCGCAGCACGGCCTCCGGCTCGCCTATGGTCATGTCCGGCTGAAATGCGACGTCATCATCTCCGGCGGCCTCGGTTGCAGCATCATGCCGCTCCGCGTCGGCGTGCCGCCTGAGATCGTCGAGGTCAGGCTGGGACGGGGGCCGGCGGTCGCGTAG
- a CDS encoding recombinase family protein has protein sequence MTTPSSKKTAVIYARYSSDMQKASSIDGQLLLCRKVALRNNLDVVGEFVDAAKSGLTEGSRDGYQRLLNGVRSQQFDVVVVEHFDRLSRDPATIQRLKQVFEFNGVELMDQKGVYATATDISIASLYNTIYKPQLAEKVRRGHDNAVANGRIPGSYAYGYRPRPGAPGERVIDENEAKIVLRIFKEYAAGRSTRTIAADLTREGVPSPGATRHKNKAGRTTWNHQCITGGRHGRGIIGNELYIGEIHWNVRSTILNPETQKKQKRRNPAERHIIVKKPELRIVPQGLWDLAQKVRRVRAVSMFGPTGQPRRRAVSPRNNEHPLAGVLRCGVCNGHMRIAQSSRNGAPRAACASAHQRGTCEHTRSFDMDVLLEDASEKIQVKLLSPKAIEEAMRTWKEERKNDRNNGSEHNKLERRRRVLTTEIERLSYAIANSRRKPDELLKRIDECDLERESVEERLRLLGGGGENIVGFDRPKFSDRYSSEVRRLITALKTNPKAIETRIAFRNLIECIVVHPVRKRMPYEYTPYLNSSALYGRNLFPENRSKEREISTFAYYDNGKSGKSVSS, from the coding sequence ATGACGACACCGTCATCGAAGAAAACGGCCGTAATATACGCGCGCTATTCGAGCGACATGCAAAAGGCGAGCTCGATTGACGGTCAGCTGTTACTCTGCCGCAAGGTCGCATTGCGCAACAACCTCGATGTCGTCGGCGAGTTTGTGGATGCCGCAAAATCTGGTCTTACCGAAGGTTCGCGGGACGGCTATCAGCGCTTGCTCAACGGTGTGCGAAGCCAGCAGTTTGACGTAGTCGTCGTTGAGCATTTCGACCGCTTGTCGCGCGATCCCGCAACCATCCAGCGTCTCAAGCAGGTTTTCGAGTTCAACGGCGTTGAGTTGATGGATCAGAAAGGAGTCTACGCGACCGCCACTGACATTAGCATCGCAAGTCTGTACAACACGATTTACAAGCCGCAGCTCGCCGAAAAGGTTCGGCGCGGCCATGACAACGCTGTTGCGAACGGAAGAATTCCGGGCTCATACGCCTATGGTTATCGGCCGAGGCCGGGCGCGCCCGGCGAGCGCGTAATCGATGAGAACGAAGCAAAGATTGTGCTCCGCATCTTCAAAGAATATGCAGCGGGCCGCTCGACCCGAACTATCGCCGCTGACCTCACCCGCGAAGGCGTGCCCTCACCAGGGGCAACTCGTCACAAGAACAAGGCGGGTCGCACCACCTGGAACCATCAGTGCATCACAGGCGGTCGGCATGGTCGCGGCATTATCGGCAACGAACTATACATCGGCGAGATACATTGGAACGTTCGCTCGACAATTCTTAACCCAGAGACGCAGAAGAAACAGAAGCGCCGCAATCCAGCAGAACGCCACATTATCGTCAAAAAGCCAGAGCTGCGGATCGTTCCGCAAGGGCTCTGGGATCTAGCGCAGAAGGTTCGTAGGGTGCGCGCGGTATCTATGTTCGGACCGACTGGCCAGCCGCGGCGTCGCGCCGTGAGTCCGCGCAACAATGAGCACCCGCTTGCCGGTGTGCTCCGGTGTGGCGTCTGCAATGGCCATATGCGAATCGCTCAATCCTCGCGTAACGGTGCGCCGCGCGCGGCATGCGCGAGCGCGCATCAGCGGGGCACCTGCGAGCACACCCGTAGCTTTGATATGGACGTTCTGCTCGAGGATGCCTCCGAAAAAATCCAGGTGAAATTGCTTTCGCCGAAAGCCATTGAAGAGGCGATGCGTACTTGGAAGGAGGAGCGCAAAAACGATCGGAACAATGGCAGCGAACACAATAAGCTAGAGCGTCGACGCCGCGTATTGACTACCGAGATCGAACGCCTCTCTTATGCCATCGCAAATAGCCGCCGCAAGCCGGACGAATTGCTCAAGCGGATCGATGAGTGCGACCTGGAGCGGGAAAGCGTTGAAGAGCGCTTGCGGCTGCTGGGCGGTGGCGGCGAAAATATAGTTGGCTTCGATCGCCCGAAATTCAGTGACCGATACTCCTCGGAGGTTAGAAGGCTTATCACCGCGCTCAAAACCAATCCGAAGGCGATCGAAACTCGCATTGCCTTCCGCAACTTGATTGAATGCATAGTAGTGCATCCGGTTCGCAAGCGGATGCCCTACGAATATACGCCCTACCTGAACAGCTCCGCGCTTTACGGAAGGAACCTTTTTCCCGAAAACCGCAGCAAGGAGCGAGAGATCAGCACGTTTGCATACTACGACAATGGCAAGTCAGGGAAATCCGTGTCCTCGTAG
- a CDS encoding efflux RND transporter permease subunit, with amino-acid sequence MAFTELFIKRPILSIVVSLLILLTGIGAATVLPIRQYPKLTNTVVNITTSYPGASADMIQGFITTPLEQALASAEGVDYITSSSVLGASTIQVYIKLNFEPNEALTEVLSKVNSVKYLIPKESNDPVVTKSAGQTTAVMYIAFSSEELTASAISDYLSRVVQPIMSTVDGVAAADILGGQSFAMRLWLDPARMAGHGVSPADVSAAIAANNFQAAAGQTKGYFTLSDVTVNTDLRSVDDFKRMIVKANDGGFVRMEDIATVELAAQSTNASVAMNGEHAIFVAVQASPEGNPLNIARGVRALLPEMKRSLPPSLKMEVAYDSTKFIQSSVDEVEKTLLEAVAIVVLVIFLFLASLRSVIIPVVTIPLSIIGVCGMMLALGFSFNLLTLLAMVLAIGLVVDDAIVVVENVHRHMEEGASPAQAATNGAGEIVGPVLSMTITLAAVYAPIGFLGGLTGALFREFAFTLAGSVIVSGVIALTLSPMMCAVFLKSAEEGRFAKFVNRVFSAMTRWYGRKLDRSLDYRPITGLFALTMLGLVAFLYMHTSKELAPEEDQGIVFALTKAPKYANIDYLDYYGAKLDKALQKFPETDFRFVLNGISGPQGGMAGMLLKPWAERKRSSIALKSLVQAELSKLEGINAFAFSLPPLPGGSGGLPVQMVIKSTLGFQYIYEQMSELKDAARKSGLFMVSDSDLEFNQPGVRIKVDRSKASDLGITMQNVGSALATLLGGNYVNRFNLQGRSYEVIPQVPREKRLTPESLGSYYVKTAAGSMLPLSTVVSIETATNPNALTHYNQLNSATFQAVPMPGVTIGQAVDFLDVEAMKLPAEFSHDFLGDARQYVQEGNKLVITFAFALIVIFLVLAAQFESLRDPLIIMFSVPMAIAGALIPLFFGLATMNIYTQIGLLTLAGLISKHGILMVQFANQLQLKERLDSRSAIEMAARVRLRPILMTTAAMVTGLLPLLTATGAGAASRFSIGLVVVAGMSIGTLFTLFVLPALYVAIASDHRADASSDHVQNAAELTFIGASDAHLAKR; translated from the coding sequence ATGGCATTTACCGAGCTCTTCATCAAACGTCCGATATTGTCTATCGTCGTCAGTCTCCTGATCCTGCTGACCGGCATTGGTGCGGCCACCGTTTTGCCAATCCGGCAGTATCCTAAGCTGACCAACACGGTCGTCAATATCACAACCTCTTATCCTGGCGCCTCCGCCGACATGATCCAGGGGTTCATCACCACGCCCCTTGAGCAAGCGCTCGCTTCGGCCGAAGGCGTTGATTACATTACGTCCTCGTCGGTGCTCGGTGCCTCGACGATCCAGGTCTATATCAAGCTCAATTTCGAGCCCAACGAGGCGCTCACTGAAGTGCTCTCGAAGGTCAACTCGGTCAAATATTTAATCCCTAAGGAATCGAACGATCCGGTCGTCACCAAATCTGCCGGTCAGACTACAGCTGTCATGTATATCGCCTTCTCCAGCGAAGAACTGACGGCCAGCGCGATCTCCGACTATCTCTCGCGCGTGGTGCAACCGATTATGTCAACTGTAGACGGCGTCGCAGCGGCAGACATCCTCGGCGGCCAGAGTTTTGCGATGCGGTTATGGCTCGATCCCGCGAGAATGGCGGGCCACGGCGTGTCGCCAGCTGATGTTTCGGCTGCAATCGCGGCCAACAACTTCCAGGCTGCGGCCGGCCAGACTAAGGGCTATTTCACTCTCTCCGACGTCACGGTCAACACTGATCTGCGGAGTGTTGATGACTTCAAGCGCATGATCGTCAAAGCCAACGACGGCGGCTTTGTGCGCATGGAGGACATCGCGACAGTCGAGCTTGCGGCGCAGAGCACAAACGCCAGCGTCGCGATGAACGGCGAACACGCGATCTTCGTCGCCGTGCAGGCGAGCCCAGAAGGTAATCCACTGAACATAGCGCGAGGCGTTCGGGCACTGCTTCCAGAAATGAAGCGCAGCCTGCCGCCATCGCTGAAGATGGAAGTGGCCTACGACTCCACCAAGTTCATCCAATCATCGGTAGACGAGGTGGAGAAGACGCTCCTTGAGGCGGTCGCGATCGTGGTGTTGGTGATCTTCCTGTTCCTGGCCTCCCTGCGGTCTGTCATCATTCCGGTCGTCACCATTCCGCTGTCCATTATTGGCGTCTGCGGTATGATGCTGGCGCTGGGGTTCTCATTCAATCTGCTGACCCTCCTTGCGATGGTGCTTGCGATCGGTCTTGTGGTTGATGACGCAATTGTCGTGGTGGAGAACGTTCATCGCCATATGGAAGAAGGTGCGTCGCCCGCGCAGGCCGCTACGAACGGCGCGGGCGAGATCGTCGGCCCCGTCCTCTCCATGACGATTACGTTGGCCGCCGTGTACGCGCCCATCGGCTTTCTCGGCGGCCTCACCGGCGCGCTGTTCCGCGAATTCGCGTTTACACTGGCGGGTTCGGTGATCGTGTCGGGCGTGATCGCGTTGACGCTGTCGCCCATGATGTGCGCGGTCTTCCTGAAGAGCGCTGAAGAGGGGCGGTTTGCAAAGTTTGTGAATCGTGTGTTCAGCGCTATGACGCGCTGGTACGGCCGCAAGCTCGACCGCTCGCTCGACTATCGCCCGATTACCGGGCTGTTTGCGCTGACCATGCTGGGCCTCGTCGCCTTTCTGTATATGCACACTTCCAAGGAACTCGCACCCGAGGAGGATCAGGGCATCGTATTCGCACTGACAAAAGCGCCGAAATACGCCAATATTGATTACCTGGATTATTACGGCGCCAAGCTCGACAAGGCACTCCAGAAGTTTCCCGAGACGGATTTTCGCTTCGTGCTCAACGGCATCAGCGGTCCGCAGGGCGGCATGGCCGGGATGTTGCTTAAGCCTTGGGCCGAGCGCAAGCGCTCATCGATCGCGCTGAAATCGCTGGTCCAGGCCGAGCTGTCCAAACTGGAAGGCATCAACGCATTTGCCTTTAGCTTGCCGCCGCTTCCGGGCGGTTCCGGCGGCTTACCAGTGCAGATGGTGATCAAGTCGACGCTCGGTTTCCAGTACATCTACGAGCAGATGTCGGAGCTGAAGGATGCCGCGCGCAAGAGCGGTCTGTTCATGGTCAGCGACTCTGACCTTGAGTTCAACCAGCCGGGGGTGCGAATCAAGGTCGATCGATCCAAGGCGAGCGACCTTGGCATCACCATGCAGAACGTCGGTAGCGCGCTCGCGACCCTCCTTGGCGGAAACTACGTCAATCGCTTCAACCTGCAGGGCCGCTCCTACGAAGTGATCCCGCAGGTGCCGCGCGAGAAACGCCTGACGCCGGAATCACTTGGGAGCTATTATGTCAAGACAGCGGCGGGCTCGATGCTGCCGCTATCGACCGTGGTCTCCATCGAGACTGCGACCAATCCGAACGCACTCACCCACTACAACCAGCTCAACTCCGCGACCTTCCAAGCCGTACCGATGCCCGGAGTCACGATCGGTCAGGCTGTGGACTTCCTCGACGTCGAGGCAATGAAACTGCCCGCAGAGTTCAGCCACGACTTCCTCGGGGACGCCCGTCAATATGTGCAGGAGGGTAACAAACTAGTCATCACCTTTGCGTTTGCACTCATCGTCATTTTCTTGGTGCTCGCGGCGCAGTTCGAAAGTCTGCGCGATCCCCTCATCATCATGTTCAGCGTTCCCATGGCAATCGCCGGCGCCTTAATCCCGCTATTCTTTGGCTTGGCGACGATGAACATCTACACCCAAATCGGACTGTTGACATTGGCTGGGCTGATATCCAAGCACGGTATTCTGATGGTCCAGTTCGCCAATCAGCTGCAGCTCAAGGAGAGACTCGATTCCCGCTCGGCCATCGAGATGGCGGCGCGCGTCCGCCTCCGCCCAATCTTGATGACCACCGCGGCGATGGTCACGGGCCTCTTACCTTTGTTGACCGCAACGGGTGCTGGCGCCGCGAGCCGCTTCTCGATCGGGCTCGTGGTCGTCGCGGGCATGTCCATCGGCACGCTGTTCACGCTTTTCGTGCTGCCGGCGCTCTATGTCGCGATCGCGTCGGATCACCGCGCCGACGCGAGTTCCGATCACGTCCAGAACGCCGCCGAGCTCACCTTCATCGGAGCATCCGATGCCCACCTGGCCAAGCGATGA
- the queD gene encoding 6-carboxytetrahydropterin synthase QueD gives MKISQAFKFEAAHRLPNVPQTHRCHRVHGHSYRVEVVLNGAVDPHTGFVMDFLNLEEAFGLLIKKLDHHCLNDVPGLENPTAENIAIWIWEHAKPRLAQLSSVRVYETTDSWAEYDGPDR, from the coding sequence ATGAAGATATCCCAAGCATTTAAGTTCGAGGCAGCGCACCGACTTCCAAACGTCCCGCAGACACATCGCTGTCATCGGGTGCATGGTCATTCCTATCGCGTCGAGGTCGTGCTGAACGGGGCCGTCGATCCGCACACCGGATTCGTAATGGATTTCTTGAACTTGGAGGAAGCGTTTGGCCTTCTTATAAAGAAGCTCGATCACCATTGCCTGAACGACGTCCCGGGACTGGAAAATCCGACGGCGGAAAATATCGCCATCTGGATCTGGGAGCACGCGAAACCGCGCCTCGCCCAACTCTCGAGCGTGAGGGTGTACGAGACGACGGATAGTTGGGCGGAATATGACGGGCCCGATCGCTGA
- a CDS encoding MATE family efflux transporter encodes MNGPNTEFALDSKRNVMPKKKQHVDLSDQNLLSLILRLAIPSVVGLSIHALQQVVNAIFVGALGAQAIAAVSMTLPIVVLLAAAGQGIGVGAASFISRHLGAREYLEASRGASTALALAAPIGIIVTLTLLPNLPGIFATLGATPTIMPVALDYAGTVLLGYTPMLLNTVSGFIVRAEGYTRFSMWVMMTAFILNAVLDPVFIFSLDLGVRGAALATLVSQISAVGLYIVYFTKLGGTVLVRISHISLRADRIRQLALVGAPATMTSILSALAVMLLYGAAAPFGDDSIAAVGIAVRILMVGALPITGFCIGAQAILGFGWGARDYAHILRAAKFMLFVTIAFSVLYSAAVVIFARPLVSLFSDNEYVTEIAVSTCIVFHLFFGLFGVQSFVTAMLQSFGRARLSAIVSLARQGYLFIPAVLLFPLVAGFNGLLASQALAELGAGIIALIVMFNQFGELRRALRHGPQERSG; translated from the coding sequence GTGAATGGACCGAATACAGAATTCGCCCTCGACAGCAAGCGCAATGTGATGCCAAAGAAAAAACAGCACGTCGATCTATCGGACCAGAATCTCTTGAGTCTTATCCTGCGGCTCGCCATTCCGTCTGTTGTTGGATTATCGATCCATGCGCTGCAGCAGGTCGTCAATGCGATCTTTGTTGGCGCCCTAGGCGCGCAGGCGATCGCAGCTGTTAGCATGACCTTGCCGATCGTGGTCCTGCTCGCCGCAGCCGGACAGGGGATCGGTGTTGGAGCAGCGTCGTTCATATCTCGTCATCTGGGCGCTCGTGAGTACCTAGAAGCGAGTCGAGGCGCAAGCACGGCACTCGCGCTGGCCGCTCCGATCGGTATCATAGTCACCCTCACTCTGCTTCCAAATCTGCCAGGGATATTTGCAACGCTCGGAGCAACCCCAACCATCATGCCCGTGGCGCTCGACTACGCGGGAACGGTTTTGTTGGGGTACACCCCGATGCTACTAAATACCGTCAGCGGGTTCATTGTAAGAGCCGAAGGCTATACACGATTTAGCATGTGGGTGATGATGACCGCGTTTATCCTGAACGCTGTGCTTGATCCCGTCTTCATATTTTCACTTGACCTTGGCGTGCGAGGCGCAGCCCTCGCAACGCTGGTGTCTCAGATCTCTGCTGTCGGACTGTATATCGTGTATTTTACGAAGCTTGGCGGGACGGTTCTCGTCAGGATATCTCACATATCATTGCGAGCAGATCGCATCAGACAGCTCGCGTTGGTAGGCGCGCCGGCGACAATGACGAGTATCTTATCTGCTCTTGCCGTTATGCTCTTGTACGGAGCTGCTGCGCCGTTCGGCGACGATTCCATCGCCGCGGTTGGAATAGCTGTGCGTATCTTGATGGTCGGCGCACTGCCTATCACCGGGTTCTGTATTGGCGCTCAAGCTATCCTGGGTTTCGGTTGGGGCGCACGCGACTATGCTCATATATTGAGAGCTGCGAAGTTCATGCTCTTCGTGACGATCGCATTCTCGGTGCTGTATTCTGCGGCCGTTGTGATTTTTGCAAGGCCTTTGGTGAGCCTATTTAGCGATAACGAGTACGTCACCGAAATTGCCGTCTCGACCTGCATCGTGTTCCATCTCTTCTTTGGACTGTTTGGGGTTCAGAGTTTCGTGACGGCAATGCTTCAGTCATTTGGGAGAGCGCGCCTCAGTGCAATTGTGTCCTTGGCCAGGCAGGGGTATCTCTTCATACCGGCCGTACTATTATTCCCGCTGGTAGCGGGTTTTAACGGACTGTTAGCCAGTCAAGCGCTCGCAGAGCTTGGCGCCGGAATAATCGCTCTCATCGTCATGTTCAACCAGTTCGGCGAGCTCAGACGAGCGCTCCGGCACGGTCCTCAAGAGCGATCGGGATAG
- a CDS encoding aspartate ammonia-lyase: MSATRTEIDSLGTRELPLRALYGLASLRGSENFDISLQKLGDQPALLRALARIKRAAAAANRELGALDAKVAGALIAAADEVIAGKHDGQFIIDLLEGSGGTSINMNMNEVLANRALQIVGEKPGRYDVIHPNDHVNLCQSTNDVLPSALKLAAHEKSGDLVGALEQVAAALSERAIVFADVLRVGRTCMQAAQPMTLGQAFGGYASAIKRLSLKLSVARQELMVLPLGGTAIGTGLGAVPGYRRAVYGHLAAILGHAVRPGDDMFDAMQNADAFARVSSEIRIAAEVMAKIASDLIILSSGPNTGLGELRLPALQPGSSIMPGKLNPVLPMMIQQVAFAIVGNDAAVSLSALNGQLEINHFEPVIASRLFDSIELLTRSARIFADQCISGIRADRERSLSNLMQSSALATVFVPRLGYEQVSTLVLTAAEQTRPFIEIAIDRGLLNRSAVLQMLHESTRYRENAA, translated from the coding sequence ATGTCAGCGACTCGCACCGAAATAGACAGTCTAGGAACGCGCGAGCTGCCGCTGCGCGCCCTGTACGGATTGGCCTCCCTACGTGGGAGCGAGAATTTCGACATCTCACTCCAGAAGCTCGGTGATCAGCCGGCACTTCTTCGGGCACTAGCGCGCATCAAGCGCGCTGCCGCGGCGGCGAACCGTGAGCTCGGAGCCCTCGACGCCAAAGTAGCAGGAGCACTAATCGCGGCTGCGGACGAGGTCATTGCTGGTAAACACGATGGGCAGTTTATCATCGATTTGCTCGAAGGCTCCGGCGGCACATCAATCAACATGAACATGAACGAGGTTCTGGCGAACCGGGCCCTGCAAATTGTCGGTGAAAAGCCCGGCCGGTACGACGTGATCCACCCAAATGATCACGTGAACCTTTGCCAGTCGACGAACGACGTGCTGCCCTCGGCGCTCAAGTTGGCGGCGCACGAAAAGTCCGGCGATCTGGTGGGTGCGCTGGAACAGGTGGCGGCCGCTCTTTCGGAGCGGGCCATTGTATTCGCTGACGTATTGCGCGTCGGCCGCACATGCATGCAGGCCGCCCAGCCGATGACGCTCGGTCAGGCGTTCGGCGGTTACGCATCAGCGATCAAGCGGCTCTCCTTGAAGCTGTCCGTAGCGCGCCAGGAATTGATGGTGCTTCCCCTCGGAGGCACTGCGATTGGCACCGGGCTCGGAGCAGTGCCGGGCTATCGCCGTGCCGTCTATGGACATCTTGCGGCAATCTTGGGCCACGCGGTACGCCCAGGCGACGACATGTTCGATGCCATGCAGAACGCCGACGCCTTCGCACGCGTGTCGTCGGAAATCCGCATCGCAGCAGAGGTAATGGCGAAAATCGCCTCTGACCTGATCATCCTTTCCTCTGGGCCAAATACGGGGCTTGGCGAATTGCGGTTGCCCGCTCTCCAGCCCGGTTCTTCGATCATGCCAGGGAAACTCAATCCAGTCCTACCAATGATGATCCAGCAAGTTGCGTTCGCTATCGTGGGCAACGACGCCGCAGTATCTCTCTCAGCGTTGAACGGCCAACTCGAAATCAATCACTTCGAGCCAGTCATCGCCTCGCGCCTGTTCGATTCGATCGAGCTTTTGACGCGATCGGCCAGAATATTTGCCGACCAATGCATCTCGGGGATCCGGGCAGACCGGGAACGGTCGCTCAGCAATTTGATGCAATCTTCGGCTCTTGCGACCGTGTTCGTACCGCGCCTTGGTTATGAACAGGTATCGACACTTGTGCTTACAGCCGCTGAGCAAACGCGGCCCTTCATCGAAATCGCGATCGACCGCGGGCTTCTGAACCGTAGCGCGGTTTTGCAGATGCTGCACGAGAGCACCCGTTATCGCGAGAATGCCGCATGA
- a CDS encoding LysR family transcriptional regulator gives MFSLPDLRVLEVAAVVIEEGSMSAAGLRLGITQSAVSQAMKRAEAHIGASLVRRDRRPLEPTEAGQALLTHMREITQRVGRAVEEMRAAAARPEREDLRLGMIDTFASTVGPLLVRSLMAGSIALRVSAYSGLVPAHAEALMRNEIDAAVTSDPMEGVDEVTHLPLLREPFLLVAPIAWADTLRDRPLDDLLLEHRLIRYTARSHMGTQIERHLRRLMIEHPQTMSFDTSDSLLSMVANGIGVAITTPLCILQAAVHRPALEVMPLPATGLSRTIALVTKQGGLDTLAARIADDARVLLRNWTLPQIAAQIPWMARSVGSIVLDPLAHEDAACRCVAGRPPGDSRRTHNPN, from the coding sequence ATGTTTAGTTTGCCTGATTTGCGTGTACTGGAAGTCGCGGCCGTCGTCATCGAAGAGGGCAGCATGAGCGCGGCCGGCCTCAGACTTGGCATCACTCAATCGGCCGTTTCACAAGCGATGAAGCGCGCGGAGGCGCATATTGGCGCGTCCCTCGTCCGTCGCGATCGTCGTCCCCTTGAGCCCACGGAGGCGGGGCAAGCTCTGCTCACCCACATGCGCGAGATAACCCAGCGCGTCGGACGAGCTGTCGAGGAAATGCGGGCCGCCGCAGCGCGTCCCGAACGCGAGGACCTTCGGCTCGGGATGATCGACACGTTCGCGTCCACAGTGGGACCACTGTTGGTCCGCAGCCTCATGGCGGGTTCAATCGCGCTTCGCGTGAGCGCGTATTCGGGGCTGGTACCCGCGCACGCAGAGGCATTGATGCGCAACGAGATCGATGCAGCTGTCACATCGGATCCAATGGAGGGCGTTGACGAAGTTACCCACTTACCCCTATTGCGCGAGCCATTCCTCCTGGTAGCACCGATTGCTTGGGCGGATACTCTTCGCGATCGTCCACTGGACGACCTACTACTCGAGCACCGACTTATCCGCTACACCGCGCGTTCGCACATGGGAACGCAAATTGAACGTCATCTCCGGCGTCTAATGATAGAGCATCCGCAGACGATGTCGTTCGACACGTCGGACTCGCTACTCTCGATGGTCGCCAATGGCATCGGCGTGGCGATTACAACACCCCTGTGCATATTGCAGGCTGCCGTCCATCGGCCGGCGCTCGAAGTCATGCCATTGCCGGCGACCGGCCTCTCGCGCACGATCGCGTTGGTGACTAAGCAAGGCGGATTAGACACGTTGGCTGCGCGAATAGCGGATGATGCTCGTGTGCTCCTGCGGAACTGGACCTTGCCCCAGATCGCGGCTCAAATTCCTTGGATGGCTCGTTCCGTCGGCAGCATCGTGTTGGATCCGCTCGCTCACGAGGACGCCGCCTGCCGGTGCGTTGCGGGTCGCCCACCCGGAGACTCTCGACGAACACATAACCCTAATTAA